In a genomic window of Shouchella clausii:
- a CDS encoding FadR/GntR family transcriptional regulator has translation MRLPIERKKVSSQVLEQLKEMIKNGEFPAHSKLPSEMELAELFGVSRSPIREALSVLEASGLIESKQGGGSWVKEVQLTNLLEQVTLDIVDIGQVYDLLELRSIIETEAAALAAVRYQKQDILELELALAQFAKTVEDREVVGDEADYMFHRVIIKASYNPFLEQTMANVSELLQKALAFSLKKNRLQQKREEVYREHLTIFNAIRERHSEAARKAMNTHLQNVRRKLGDKRVLPD, from the coding sequence GTGCGTTTACCGATTGAGCGTAAAAAGGTGTCAAGCCAAGTACTAGAACAGCTAAAAGAAATGATTAAAAACGGTGAATTTCCTGCTCATAGTAAGCTCCCGTCTGAAATGGAGCTTGCAGAACTCTTTGGTGTCAGTCGTTCCCCCATCCGTGAGGCGTTAAGTGTTTTAGAAGCAAGCGGCTTAATCGAGTCAAAACAAGGTGGCGGCAGCTGGGTCAAAGAAGTTCAATTAACGAATTTGTTAGAGCAAGTGACATTGGATATAGTCGATATCGGCCAAGTCTATGATTTGCTCGAACTCCGAAGCATTATTGAAACAGAGGCAGCAGCATTAGCGGCTGTTCGCTATCAAAAGCAAGATATTTTGGAATTAGAGCTTGCGCTCGCTCAATTTGCAAAAACAGTAGAGGATCGAGAGGTTGTCGGGGATGAAGCCGATTACATGTTCCATCGTGTCATTATAAAAGCTTCTTACAATCCATTTTTAGAGCAAACGATGGCGAATGTATCAGAGCTGCTCCAGAAGGCATTGGCCTTTTCACTAAAAAAGAACCGCTTGCAACAAAAACGCGAAGAAGTGTACCGAGAACATTTAACGATTTTTAACGCCATTCGTGAGCGCCATTCAGAGGCGGCAAGAAAAGCAATGAATACACACTTGCAAAACGTTCGCCGCAAGCTAGGTGATAAGCGGGTATTGCCTGATTGA
- a CDS encoding FadR/GntR family transcriptional regulator, with the protein MKLTPVRKRKRVYQEIIEQIKTAVATGEVQPGDKLPSERALSEMLSVSRTSVKEALTVLKSSGVIHIKPGVGAFLVQESPRQLQVKLADLLQEKETSIVELIELRQAIEGDAAYYAAKRITSRQKQNLQAVFERLVAIEEQGNVAVEEDYQFHLAIIEAANNPLMRDVMNLISDNMLRVLAKNQEASERNERFQGEIAEEHRNIYEAIINGKPQEARKAMWQHFQGVKQRHT; encoded by the coding sequence ATGAAATTAACGCCGGTTCGTAAACGTAAACGTGTCTATCAGGAAATTATTGAGCAAATCAAAACCGCGGTCGCTACAGGCGAGGTTCAACCTGGCGATAAGCTTCCATCTGAACGGGCACTATCAGAGATGTTATCCGTTTCCAGAACATCGGTGAAGGAAGCGTTAACCGTATTAAAATCGTCAGGCGTTATTCACATTAAACCGGGAGTGGGCGCCTTCCTCGTTCAGGAGAGCCCACGGCAATTGCAGGTTAAGTTGGCGGATTTATTACAGGAGAAAGAAACATCGATTGTTGAACTGATTGAGCTTCGTCAAGCGATTGAAGGGGATGCTGCCTATTATGCAGCAAAGCGAATAACAAGCAGGCAAAAGCAGAATTTACAAGCTGTATTTGAGAGGCTTGTGGCCATCGAAGAGCAAGGGAACGTCGCCGTGGAGGAAGACTACCAATTTCATTTGGCAATTATTGAAGCAGCAAACAACCCATTAATGCGTGATGTCATGAATTTAATCTCTGACAACATGCTTCGCGTCTTAGCTAAAAATCAAGAGGCGTCAGAAAGAAATGAACGCTTCCAAGGCGAAATTGCCGAGGAGCACCGCAACATTTACGAAGCGATCATAAACGGAAAACCACAGGAGGCAAGAAAAGCGATGTGGCAGCATTTTCAAGGGGTGAAGCAGCGTCACACGTAA
- a CDS encoding FAD-binding oxidoreductase → MERFLKEIKRIIKADNRILTEVADRSSYGYDASFGYHLPDLVIQPTATEEVAAVMKLANQYFIPVYPRGQGTSLSGGPLPVKGGVVLDLSQWNDKLVIDKEDMVAIVSPGVITAKIDAAAREIGFMYPPDPSSSHVSTIGGNLAENAGGPRGLKYGVTKDYVLGLEVVTPEGEIIRTGGRTVKNVTGYDLTKLIVGSEGTLGIITEATLRLVPKPPASQTAMALFEDIVDSGRAISKVLTAGIVPAKMELMDQLSIQAVEAYEPRGLPTDVGALLLIELDGHPVSIAEEMTKVKELCKSVGARTVRVAENEKEAAEFWQARKLVSPAIVRVKPTKISEDATVPRSKIPEMFQRLKEIRETYQIDLVVFGHAGDGNLHPNIIADGRDHEEMERVEKAVADIFTAAVELGGTLSGEHGIGTMKAPFMEMELGKAGLDMMKRIKTSWDPNNILNPGKIFPEPGQRLVLRHD, encoded by the coding sequence ATTGAGCGTTTTTTAAAAGAAATCAAACGAATAATAAAAGCAGATAACCGAATTTTAACGGAAGTGGCAGATCGCAGTAGTTATGGCTATGATGCGTCGTTCGGCTACCACTTACCTGATCTTGTGATCCAGCCAACCGCCACTGAAGAAGTAGCTGCAGTCATGAAGTTAGCCAATCAGTACTTCATACCCGTCTATCCAAGGGGGCAAGGGACAAGTTTAAGCGGTGGCCCACTCCCAGTTAAAGGAGGGGTTGTGCTCGATTTATCCCAGTGGAACGACAAGCTGGTGATTGACAAAGAAGACATGGTGGCCATTGTCTCTCCTGGAGTGATCACAGCAAAAATCGATGCTGCCGCAAGGGAGATTGGCTTTATGTACCCGCCCGATCCAAGTAGTTCTCATGTATCAACGATTGGCGGAAATCTTGCTGAAAATGCAGGAGGGCCAAGAGGATTGAAGTATGGCGTCACGAAAGATTATGTCCTCGGCTTAGAAGTAGTAACACCAGAAGGAGAAATTATTCGTACAGGGGGAAGAACGGTTAAAAACGTGACCGGCTATGACTTAACAAAGCTCATTGTTGGTTCAGAAGGGACGCTTGGGATCATTACCGAAGCAACGCTCCGCCTCGTTCCTAAACCACCAGCCAGCCAAACCGCCATGGCGCTTTTTGAAGACATTGTCGATTCAGGACGGGCAATTTCTAAAGTATTAACTGCTGGCATTGTTCCAGCCAAAATGGAGCTGATGGACCAACTGTCCATCCAGGCAGTCGAAGCATACGAACCACGTGGTTTGCCAACCGACGTTGGGGCGTTGTTGTTAATCGAGCTAGATGGGCACCCTGTATCGATCGCTGAAGAGATGACAAAAGTCAAGGAACTGTGCAAAAGCGTAGGAGCAAGAACGGTCCGAGTGGCAGAGAATGAAAAAGAAGCGGCGGAATTTTGGCAGGCGCGGAAGCTCGTTTCTCCAGCGATTGTTCGAGTGAAGCCAACGAAAATTTCCGAGGATGCCACCGTGCCCCGGAGTAAAATACCAGAGATGTTTCAGCGGTTGAAGGAAATTCGCGAAACATATCAAATCGATCTTGTCGTGTTTGGCCATGCGGGCGATGGGAATTTACACCCGAATATTATTGCCGATGGTCGTGATCACGAGGAAATGGAACGAGTCGAAAAAGCAGTGGCTGACATTTTCACAGCAGCGGTCGAACTTGGGGGAACCCTTTCAGGCGAGCATGGGATTGGGACAATGAAAGCTCCATTCATGGAAATGGAACTAGGAAAAGCTGGACTAGACATGATGAAGCGGATCAAAACAAGCTGGGATCCGAACAACATCTTAAATCCAGGAAAGATATTCCCAGAGCCTGGACAAAGGCTGGTGCTGCGCCATGACTAA
- a CDS encoding (Fe-S)-binding protein, whose product MTKPERLLAYQETFDCVQCGYCLPSCPTYLSMEKETHSPRGRIHLVKMAAEGKLPLSEIEEPIDLCLGCRACETVCPTNVQYGKILDSAKVALKEERKTTAPWHQKMMKKAMFETVLPNDRVLHAIGTGLSLYQKSGVARIARKAKLTRMLPKSLAAFEAVTPAVASRRERKNRLVDAKSEGNTALRVGFFKGCLMDTMFSRINDLTIQLLQRAGCEVVVIEGQTCCGALQNHSGERDVAKRLAKQNIEAFEQYDCDYMVNSIGGCGAMLVEYDDLLADEPEWRERASHFAEKNVDSSVVFSQLPLPFVKKLNGVATYQPSCHMANVQKRIEEPIKLLQSIPGMTYVPMKESELCCGSAGIYNLVHYEQSMKILDRKMENVKAVQPEIIVTTNPGCHLQMKLGVEREGRSEQIKVVHLIELLAEACDVGGGKRNV is encoded by the coding sequence ATGACTAAACCGGAACGACTGTTAGCCTATCAAGAGACATTTGACTGTGTGCAGTGCGGCTATTGCCTTCCATCCTGCCCAACGTACTTGAGCATGGAAAAGGAAACCCATTCCCCAAGGGGAAGGATTCATTTAGTGAAAATGGCGGCAGAGGGAAAGCTGCCGTTATCTGAGATTGAAGAGCCGATCGATCTTTGCCTCGGTTGCCGTGCTTGTGAAACCGTCTGTCCAACTAATGTACAGTATGGAAAAATACTTGATTCAGCAAAGGTTGCTTTAAAGGAAGAGCGGAAAACAACAGCCCCTTGGCATCAGAAAATGATGAAAAAAGCGATGTTTGAAACGGTGTTGCCAAATGACAGGGTCTTACATGCGATTGGAACGGGCCTTTCCCTCTACCAAAAAAGCGGAGTGGCCCGTATCGCTAGAAAAGCCAAGCTAACACGGATGTTGCCGAAGTCCCTTGCTGCATTCGAGGCAGTGACACCAGCGGTTGCTTCTCGAAGGGAAAGGAAAAACCGTCTGGTCGATGCCAAATCGGAAGGCAACACAGCGCTTCGTGTTGGTTTTTTTAAAGGCTGTTTGATGGATACGATGTTTTCGCGCATTAATGATTTAACGATTCAGCTTCTCCAACGTGCTGGCTGTGAAGTCGTGGTAATTGAAGGGCAAACCTGTTGTGGCGCTTTGCAAAACCATAGTGGTGAAAGAGACGTGGCGAAGCGCTTAGCTAAGCAAAACATTGAGGCGTTTGAACAATACGACTGCGATTACATGGTGAACAGTATTGGCGGCTGCGGGGCCATGCTTGTAGAATACGATGACCTTTTAGCAGATGAGCCTGAATGGAGAGAACGGGCGTCTCACTTTGCTGAAAAAAATGTCGACAGCAGTGTGGTTTTTTCCCAGCTTCCACTTCCATTTGTGAAAAAATTGAACGGAGTCGCAACATACCAGCCGTCCTGCCATATGGCAAATGTTCAAAAGCGCATAGAAGAACCAATAAAGCTGCTTCAATCGATTCCAGGGATGACGTACGTGCCGATGAAGGAGAGCGAACTTTGCTGTGGGTCGGCAGGGATCTATAATCTTGTTCATTATGAGCAATCGATGAAGATTCTTGATCGGAAAATGGAAAACGTAAAAGCCGTTCAGCCTGAAATCATTGTAACGACAAACCCTGGCTGTCATTTGCAAATGAAGCTCGGCGTAGAACGGGAAGGACGCTCGGAACAAATAAAGGTGGTTCATTTAATTGAACTACTAGCAGAAGCGTGTGATGTAGGGGGAGGCAAAAGAAATGTATGA
- the lhgO gene encoding L-2-hydroxyglutarate oxidase, giving the protein MYDFTIIGGGIVGLAVGHALFSRYPKASVLIIEKEQEVAAHQTGHNSGVIHSGIYYKPGSFKAKFAKAGNQSMTAFCQKHGLKVDICGKVIVATNKKELPLLDHLYQRGIDNGLDLRMLSKEELHEAEPYVNGLAAISVPTAGIVSYKQVAEKLAHLIAEKGGEIQFGTTVETITENNEGATIETDKGTFQTSYLINCAGLHSDRIAKLAGYHVDMKIVPFRGEYYKLRPEKRHLVKNLIYPVPNPDFPFLGVHFTRMIDGEVDAGPNAVLSFKREGYRKTDIDWQDVAEVIRYKGFWQLATKYWKEGTEEMIRSFSKKKFVENLQHLIPDVTEDDLVPGPSGVRAQALTTDGKLVDDFQLVRGRNSLHVCNAPSPAATASLEIGKAIVEKVAQYK; this is encoded by the coding sequence ATGTATGATTTTACCATCATTGGCGGTGGGATTGTCGGGTTAGCTGTCGGTCACGCCCTATTTTCCCGTTATCCAAAGGCAAGTGTATTAATCATTGAAAAAGAGCAGGAAGTCGCCGCTCATCAAACAGGGCATAATAGTGGTGTCATCCATTCAGGGATTTATTATAAGCCAGGCAGCTTTAAAGCGAAGTTTGCAAAAGCAGGTAACCAATCAATGACTGCCTTTTGCCAAAAACATGGCCTTAAAGTAGACATTTGCGGAAAGGTCATTGTCGCTACAAATAAGAAAGAGCTTCCACTGCTTGACCACCTCTACCAACGAGGGATTGACAATGGCCTCGATCTCCGAATGTTATCGAAGGAGGAATTACATGAGGCCGAACCGTATGTAAACGGCCTTGCCGCCATATCTGTGCCCACAGCCGGGATCGTCAGTTACAAGCAAGTTGCCGAAAAACTCGCTCATTTAATCGCTGAAAAAGGTGGAGAAATTCAATTCGGTACGACGGTTGAGACCATTACCGAGAACAATGAAGGGGCTACGATTGAAACAGATAAAGGGACGTTTCAGACGAGCTATCTCATCAATTGTGCAGGCTTGCATAGTGACCGAATCGCCAAGCTTGCAGGCTATCATGTGGATATGAAGATCGTACCCTTCCGGGGAGAATACTATAAGCTTAGGCCAGAAAAACGGCATCTTGTGAAAAATTTAATCTATCCCGTTCCTAATCCCGATTTTCCATTCCTTGGTGTTCATTTCACCCGAATGATTGACGGAGAAGTAGATGCAGGGCCAAATGCGGTTTTAAGCTTTAAGCGGGAAGGCTATAGGAAAACCGATATCGATTGGCAAGATGTAGCGGAGGTCATTCGCTACAAAGGCTTTTGGCAGTTAGCGACTAAATACTGGAAGGAAGGGACGGAAGAAATGATTCGTTCCTTCAGCAAAAAGAAGTTTGTGGAAAACCTTCAGCATTTGATTCCTGATGTCACCGAGGACGATCTTGTTCCAGGACCGAGCGGTGTTCGCGCCCAAGCGTTAACGACTGACGGAAAGCTCGTTGATGACTTTCAATTAGTCCGTGGCCGAAACAGCTTGCATGTTTGCAATGCCCCGTCCCCTGCTGCTACGGCTTCGCT